The genomic segment TAACCAACCTGATTAAATACAAGTATTTCATATTTACTCTTATAAACCGGGTAGTTTGGTCCCTGGATGCTGATtatctgaaagctgtggtatatcagatattataaactgggtggctcgagccctgaatgctgattggctgacagttgTGGTATATCAGTCCTTACAGTATACCAAGGGTATGACAAATGACTTTTTACtgttggagcggcaggtagccttcgaggttagagcattggaccagtaactgaaaggttgcaggtTCCAAAaccggagctgacaaggtaaaataaatatgaaatcATATCTgtcgctgtgcccttgagcaaggtacttcgCCCTAATTGCTCCAGTAGTGCTGTACAATGGCGACCCAGGCCATTACCCTACTCCCTGCgggtctcagggggagttgggatatgcaacaacaaaaaaacacatttccattatCGACCTGTgtgtaacaggacaaatataagcaccctccaaatgattattctaattacattggtaaccagtttataatagcaataaggcaccttgggggtttgtagtacatggctaatataccacggctaagggctacatccaggcactctgctttgtgtcgtgcataagaacagcccttagccgtggtagattggccatataccacaccccctcaggccttattgcttaattagtaCACCATGATCAAATCAGGTGGTTTCTTACTTACATACAGTGCATGTATGCCTCCTTTTTGCCTTTGATTGACAGATGCACAGCTTCTGACCATAATGACCAAAGAGGAGAATGACTTTGTCTCTGGCTACATGGCAGACAACCCTCTCATCACCAGTAGGGTGTGGCTCGGCATGGACCTGGACAAACAAGGTAAACTGACCTGACCAGTACAATAGGATAGGCTTGTTACTTATTACTGTATACGGATGTTATTAGACATGATATATATATTGGACAGTATGCTCCATCCTAGGAAGTTCTGTGTGCACTTCATTTGGAAAGTCAGGCACTTTAAAATACATAAAAATTCTACATGCcaatacagtatattatactCAAATAAAGTAGTCTATTTGAACTCAGAATAGAATCAGTAATGCGTCTATGTTTCCTCTGTCTTCCAGGTCAGCCAGTGGGCTGGGTGGACGGTTCCTCTCTGGCCTTCTCTAACTGGGAGACCAAGGGTTCTGCTAGTGGGGTGAAGACAGCGACCCAGCAGAACTCCTGTGCTGTCATGGTGTCTGCAGACGGAGGCATCTGGAACAGAGTCAGCTGCAAGGACAGCCACAGCCGCATCGTCTGCAAAGTACCAGCACGTGAGTACTAAAGTGCAATGGTTCACCAGTCCCAACTCATCCATACTTGTTTTTACTATGTGGATAGCAGCATGCTCTGGTGACCGCTCCAAGCTAATGCATGTAACACGAGTTGATTGTATATGGCTCATAGATTTCCCCGGCTTCGCAATGGTTATGGTCATTATATATTTGTAAACATTGATGTGCTTGAAACAGGGACTTTCTTGGCCAGTTTGGAGATGTGTTTCTGACTGGCTGTGTTGTCTCCAGGGTCAGGGAACGTCCCGGTGGCTCTGGTCTTCTTCCTGGTCGTCCTCACCGCCCTCCTGGCGGCCATCGGCTTCGTGGTTTATAAGAAGAGCAGGGCCAGATTCAACTCCACCGTGCGCTACAGGAGAACCATTGATGATGCTGACAGCACTAGTATTATAGATGCAGAGTGAGACTTGTCTTAACGTCTAACTATGCAGCTTAAAGAAGCAGTTATTTGCCTACATTATTCAGTATGGAAATATTATTATGCAGCAAACTGAAACCCGGCTGCCTTTTCATTTTAAAAGACAACTTTATTTATTTGTATAAATTCCCAAGCAGGCTTTTTTAGCATTTTCTGTGACATTGTAAATATTGGCAAAAGGATTTTGAAAATCCCCAAACTAGCATTTTAGTAGTTTTTTTTTAACCTAATAATGTTTTAATTAACTTTGTAATGATTATTTTAGAGAAAGAGCTGCCACATTGAACAGTTGCTGCAGTGTTGATGGACTTTGTGTTGACAAAAAAGTCACTGGGTACATGATGCTTGTTGCCAGGGTATTTTTCCTTCTCGTAAGCACTGATGTTTTTCTCTGTTTTCACTCTTTGTTTGTGATTATTTTGTAATGGAGGAAGACGTCCTTTTCACCGATGGTCATTGACGAAAGACGAAACAACCGCATCATGGCACTTTCATGAACAGAACTATAATCTTTATTAGCATGCCATATTTTCATCATTTTTTAAGTAATTTAAGGTCTAATACAGGCACTCTAGCTAATGCAGTCCAACACAGACATCCTTAGACAATTTGGATAGTGGCATGCATTCCCATTTGAACTACATGCAATTCATTCCAACTGTAAATGCCTTAGGTGcattctctttgtcattatgactACAACCTTCCTCTCCTATGCGCTCAAACTACTGAGAACGTTTGCACTTTAAATTGAAACGTTTTATCGTGAATAATGCCTTAGCAGTTGTTTCTGCCACGTTCAAGCACAATAGTTGTCTTGTTTGGGAGTTGACGTTTTAGGGGTGTTCATTTGGGGTTTGTGTTTTCAAAGGTCGCTACTTGCTGAGGCCTCAAACTGCACACGCAGCTGCTGTAAATGCTTTGTAAATATTTAAATTGtctttttttcaattttattATGGAGAATCTAAACCAAAGATGTTTTTTGAATCTTGTGAATGTCGATAAACTGGACATTCCTCTAGACTTTATTTGGATCTGCCTTGCAACAATGCTTGTTGACTACGATTACCATTGCCAAAATGTTCAACAGTATCTTCATATCTACATTTTGGTCCCAAGCAGACCATCCACTCCACTCTGGTCAAATACAGTAATAGAAATGGTCTTCCACTAAAATAGGTTTGTCTTTAAGGGCTGAGTcctgttatttttgttgttgaggaAATGAATAGATGTCAGACGTGGATATCACTGACCTACCACAATAACTTGTATGAACTTTGTTTGGAGGCAAGGACATAAGGAATCGAGAAAGGAATAATTAAGAAAGCTCTGGAATTCTGCAAAGGAGCTTCCCTAATTCAAGGCGCTACAGAGCTGCTCTACAACTTGGATTGAATCCCTGCCTCAATCAAGGGTtgcgttcccctgctcagacattGCATGCGTTAACCAATCGTTCCGTGCCACATCAACTGTGTAGCCGGGCACCAGACTGCTAGAGCATGTGGTTAGCCGATACGTAAAAACCCTATCCAGGCATGTAAGATCTGGTATGCATCCACAACACCTGAGCAGAGGAACACGACCTTGTGATGAGGGAAGCTCTGACTTAGACTGAACTAATGTGATTGGTTGGATGAAAGCTCAGTGGGCAGAGTATACAGATGTAGAAAAAATAAAAGGCTTACGGTTGGAGGGCATTACATACAGGTTGGAGGGCATTACATACAGGTTGGAGGGCATTACATACAGGTTGTGAACTGCAAAGTTACTTGTTCAAATCCCAAATGTGACTTGTTTTCAACCGTACCGAACATTATAAACAAATTACATCCAATCTTCTAACCTGACTTTGAACAGCTTCAAATCTGTTGACGGCACAATCTGCGTTCACACCCCTAGTGCAGCGGACAAGGCACTGGGAAAGGGACCAGGTCACAGCTTCAAATCTTGCCAATAAcacttcacaaaaaaaaaaaaagtttatggGAGATTGATTTTGCTCAACTACCGGGTCCAGGAAACAAATGCACTTTAATGAAATGAGACAACACCACTAGCACATGCAAATTACATTTACAGGAGGAATCCCAAAATGTATAAAGTGGTAAACACAAATTTAGCTAGTTGTGCCAGACATTTTTATAAAGATGACTAGTGTAGCGTTTAAACATGTTTTTagccttacattttttttttttttttaattctgaaGGGGGTGAGGCAGATTACAAAACTCTTCTCAGTTGGATACACGCTAGAGGCGGCTATCGAGGAGCAAATTCCTCCATTAACGAATTGCCACTTCTACATATGGCGACCACTTACCGAGTCACAGAGAAGAGGGTGGAGTTTACCTCAATTGAGAATCTCCCGGTCTACTTTTTAAACCATAAAGGTTTTTGAGCAACAGTTGTTGAAATAGCTTACACATGAACAGATTTTTAACCCTACTTCCTATATTAACTTCATTGTCCTTGTTCAGTTTTGTTGAATGAAATGTTGCCTGCAAACATGTGCATTCAAAActttattgcaataattaaatgAAAACAAGTTTAGCATTTTCATACCGCAGACATTGAAAACAGAACAAACTGTCAATTATTCAGCTGTAAAAAGTAAAGTTGTCACTTTCAAATCACTTTTTGAAAAACTTCAAAAAGGAAAAGAAACAGTAAAGGGAATAATTTGCCACTTATTCTTCCCTAAACAGCCCTTTCCTTTCTCCCAACCCGCTAAACTAATGAACCAGTGTCCTGTTCaggatatacattttttttttttttaacacaataTCTCACCACGGTGGCCGGATCTGCTTTTGTAGATCAGTAAACATTTAAAGCACTCGTGGTTCAAAAAGACATCTTGCATTTTAACAGAAATAAAGCACACTCAAATCTGGAGACCTAAAGAAAGGGGAAATTAAcaggggggggggtaataaagcGTTTCCTCACCTCGGTTCACTTCAAAGTCAGTCTGCATATCTATGACATCGTTACCTCTACATCAGGAGTGACTTCCCAGCTACTTGGCATTAAAACAAATCTCACAAGCCATTGCACTCAGTAAAATCACATGAGCTGAAACAGAGCTCTGGCAGGTAACTCCTTCAATTCTTctgcttgcccccccccccaatctatTTTTCCATATTCCCTTTGCTCTTTCTTTCGGTCAATTGTACTCCTCTTCCAGGTCTTCATCGAGGTCACAGAAATCGATTGACGGCCGGGTATCAACCACCTCTTCGTCCGATTCCCCATAAGAGCCTGCAGCGGAGGGAAAAATGATCAGTCAAAATCGGACACTAGTTTATTAGCAGTCAATTTCATGATTTATTTTTGAATAAACAGCTGTAAAAAGTAGCTTTTAGTTTAGAACGCATTCAAAAAGTAAAATAGTAAGACCATTTAATTGTCAGTGATGAATACTGCAATGCACACCATGATATCAAACCATCTAATAACCTCTACTGAGAGGACCTTGTGCATAGCTAACTGACGGGTAATTATTCACAGCAGTGTTGCTGGGCAACAAAAATATGTGCAGAGCTCATCATGCTACGTGTGGAAATGCATTTGTACTTTCACACGTATGGGCCTTTAACATCAGAGGTCAATATAATCAAATACTTACCCATCAATTCATTAAGAGTGGCGGGGGTAGTTTGACTAACAGCCTCATATCAAGTTACTAAAACGTGTACACAGCATTGGGGAGAAATGTATCAAGAACGTACTTTCAAGATTGTCCATGTGTTCATGAAGGGTTCTCGCCAGGTTGAAAAACTGAGCGAAAGAAggggaaaatgttttgttttttttaaacactgaATCCTACTACATTTGAATTCAGTATCCCCCCCCCCAATACAATAGTAAGTGAATTATGCGGCCAAAGAAGAACCTTGGGCTTAACATTCAAAATGACTTCTCTGCCCCCAGTGTAACTGACTGAGGTTTAGAATTTGTTTTGCATGGTGTCGACTGTAGGGGTGGGTTCTTACCCCGGCGTCGTTGGCAGCTCCTAGCACATCAGAGAACCTCTGCTCACACAGGTGAAGCAACACCACCAGGTAAAGGCCACAACTGATGAACTCGTACTCAGACTGGACAGGAAGGGAAAGAAAGGAAGGATGCGGTCACTTAGACTGCAGATATGCGTTAAGCTCAAGTTAGGACTGGGTCCTAGGAGGTTAAACGTTTTACAGAACAGTCGTCTTTAGTGTCCCATTCTGATATTCTACAGCTGATTGAGCAGCACAGGAGAGATTCTCAACAGAGCATTTCCCCATTTCACAGTCTTAACAGTTAGATCGTGGCTGACTAGGAGAGGACTGTCTGGGGTTACCTTCTCATGTGTCCTGTGTAGCTCGTTGATGTCAAAGTTCTCAATGTTCAGGTGCAGCTTTTCTTTACATAGCTCACACGTGGTGATGGCATCCAGATTAGTGCCTGGACAAGAGTGAAAGACGGCAAGGATGTGCGATAAATGCATAATACACCGAGGGGAAGAAATCATTTGTTGAGGTCAGAGAGGAAAATAAGTCTTACCTGAGCTGATTTTGGAGCGCAGCCACTTCTTGATGCAGTCCTGGTGAACATACTGCAGGCTGCCTGTGCAGCGGCAGGGCTCGATCAGAGGGTTGGAGGGAGACTCCTCACCCATTTGGCAAATACGACACAGGTCCCCTTCCTCCTCGTCAGAGTCCTCCAACAGCAGGCTACAGGGGAGCGAAAGAAAGGTTTATTTACAGATATCAACCATTCAAATCAGAGAAAAACAACTGAGTAAAATAATGAAAGCATTGGTCCATCCAAAAGAGGCATTTGAATGACAAGAGGAGCGTGGCCATAATATAGACGATGGACAACACATGGACAGTGCTATGTACAACAGGGGGTGGGACACAATAAGCATGCAGGTTCAGCCCACTCCCCAGTCAGCATCCCCACCTCTCCTGGATCTTCCTCAGTCTCTCCGGGTCTCTGGAGGAGGTGGGCTTCTCCTGGCCCTCCGGTTGGCTCCTGGCGGCACCCGTCATGTCCACGGCGATCATGACGTTGTCGTGGACGCGGAACAGCGGGTTGCTCATGAACCTCGCCAAACGCTGACTACTCCCCGCCATGTCTCTCAACTCCTCCTGTAGGGCGGCGCTAGCGCCCACTGCCCCCGAGGCTGCCGCTGCAActtcctcttcatcttcctcctcATCATCTTCGTCAGCCTTGGCCTCGGGGGTGTCTCTCCTCCTGAGGGGGAACTGGGTACCACGGTAATCCTGGTCGGCGCCGGACGCCAGGCGAGCGCTTTCATCCCGTCCTTCTCTTCTACggcgggagaagagaggagtgcaGCGGGTCTGGATGGAAGACGACAGCCAGGAGGAACCTgaagtactactactacttccaaCACCTCTCCAGGCCTCCAGGGGCTCCGGGGCACGCTGGGGCTGGCCCTCCTGGACCGGGGACAGGCCCTGTCTGTGATGCCTCAGGAAGGCAAAGGCCTGGGCCGCGTCAGAGCCTCTGGGAACAGGTTCCACGCTCACGGGTCGGACGCTCTCCTCACTGGTAGCCACGGGGGCGTGGCTGGGGCCTTCTCCTCCAAAGACAGGGCTGTCCTCGGCCGAGTCGAAGGAGCGGGAGGCGGAGCCAGAGCTGGAGCCGCTGGAGTCCTGGCTGGAGCGCCGAGAGAAGAGGCGGGAGAGGAGACGGCGGGTGGAGCGACGTCCATCGGATGCCTCGCCACCCTCCGGGGTTGTCCTGGGGGTGGCGGTTGGCGCAGAGGGAGGGGGGCTGGAGTCCCGGGCCTCCCGTCTTGCTGAGGGGGTTGTGTACCAAGAGGAGGGGCGAGAGGAGACGGAGACTCCTAGAGTGGGCTCTGGGCTCTCAGTGGGCTCCTTGGTGGTGCGGAGGGTGGAGGCGGTCAGGGAGCGGCCGGTGGTCCGGGAGGTGGTGGAGTCCCGGGCCAGCGGGGAGCGCTGGTAGGTGGAAGAGAGGTGGCGGCTGAGGGAGCTGCTCTCCCTGCTAgaggaagagtagagggcctCCTTGGGCCGTGCCCCCTGGGCATAGGTGGAGGTCACACGGTCTGGCCAGTCTAAAACAAACACGTCCAGATTAGCGGTTGCATGCGTGTCAGTATTATGTTTGCGTGCGAGTATATAGTGGTTTCAGTTTTATGATTGaacgtgtgtgtaaatgtgtcaaTAGATTTGTAAGTCAACGCACACAAAcgagtcactgtgtgtgtgtaagaacgTACACAGGGATGAGCTGAGTCCAGAGCTCCTATAGCTGGTGTCAGCCACACTGGACAGACTCCTCCCCTCAGTCCTCTTCTCCAGCTCCCTTCTGGACCACAGGGGctctgaggaagaagaggaggaggaagaagaggaggaggaggacgacctGGACAGAGGCCGGTACGACTTCCACGACGACGAATCTAAACACAAGGTGCCAGTTTGTTATTCAGCTGCATGATAGAAAAGATAAGTTGGCTGAACCACAAAGGATTTAAGAATCATTAAGATGCTTAATCAATGTCATAAGTTTAACAGAAGATTTAATATCATTATTCTCACTCAAAGCAACGATAATGATTTTATGCATGATTATCACAAGACCTGCGCTCATCAAG from the Salmo salar chromosome ssa17, Ssal_v3.1, whole genome shotgun sequence genome contains:
- the LOC106575163 gene encoding E3 ubiquitin-protein ligase MARCHF7 isoform X1, translating into MDSKPRRLPFTVSSATSSYSSSSSPSSLGSSRLYGRSSVLNSDRLSRVTPLKPDLDHQSSRFLSSTRNYSSSDSRHSSWKSPLTTSSVSYDRSWAESSLSSRSKLTDSERRLGTYSGLLSNTTDDGDTKRAKLSYSNRAAYTRSPSSSVTGSSYSSSVLNRDSDSSSWKSYRPLSRSSSSSSSSSSSSSSEPLWSRRELEKRTEGRSLSSVADTSYRSSGLSSSLYWPDRVTSTYAQGARPKEALYSSSSRESSSLSRHLSSTYQRSPLARDSTTSRTTGRSLTASTLRTTKEPTESPEPTLGVSVSSRPSSWYTTPSARREARDSSPPPSAPTATPRTTPEGGEASDGRRSTRRLLSRLFSRRSSQDSSGSSSGSASRSFDSAEDSPVFGGEGPSHAPVATSEESVRPVSVEPVPRGSDAAQAFAFLRHHRQGLSPVQEGQPQRAPEPLEAWRGVGSSSSTSGSSWLSSSIQTRCTPLFSRRRREGRDESARLASGADQDYRGTQFPLRRRDTPEAKADEDDEEEDEEEVAAAASGAVGASAALQEELRDMAGSSQRLARFMSNPLFRVHDNVMIAVDMTGAARSQPEGQEKPTSSRDPERLRKIQESLLLEDSDEEEGDLCRICQMGEESPSNPLIEPCRCTGSLQYVHQDCIKKWLRSKISSGTNLDAITTCELCKEKLHLNIENFDINELHRTHEKSEYEFISCGLYLVVLLHLCEQRFSDVLGAANDAGALMGNRTKRWLIPGRQSISVTSMKTWKRSTIDRKKEQREYGKIDWGGGQAEELKELPARALFQLM
- the LOC106575163 gene encoding E3 ubiquitin-protein ligase MARCHF7 isoform X2; the encoded protein is MDSKPRRLPFTVSSATSSYSSSSSPSSLGSSRLYGRSSVLNSDRLSRVTPLKPDLDHQSSRFLSSTRNYSSSDSRHSSWKSPLTTSSVSYDRSWAESSLSSRSKLTDSERRLGTYSGLLSNTTDDGDTKRAKLSYSNRAAYTRSPSSSVTGSSYSSSVLNRDSDSSSWKSYRPLSRSSSSSSSSSSSSSSEPLWSRRELEKRTEGRSLSSVADTSYRSSGLSSSLYWPDRVTSTYAQGARPKEALYSSSSRESSSLSRHLSSTYQRSPLARDSTTSRTTGRSLTASTLRTTKEPTESPEPTLGVSVSSRPSSWYTTPSARREARDSSPPPSAPTATPRTTPEGGEASDGRRSTRRLLSRLFSRRSSQDSSGSSSGSASRSFDSAEDSPVFGGEGPSHAPVATSEESVRPVSVEPVPRGSDAAQAFAFLRHHRQGLSPVQEGQPQRAPEPLEAWRGVGSSSSTSGSSWLSSSIQTRCTPLFSRRRREGRDESARLASGADQDYRGTQFPLRRRDTPEAKADEDDEEEDEEEVAAAASGAVGASAALQEELRDMAGSSQRLARFMSNPLFRVHDNVMIAVDMTGAARSQPEGQEKPTSSRDPERLRKIQESLLLEDSDEEEGDLCRICQMGEESPSNPLIEPCRCTGSLQYVHQDCIKKWLRSKISSGTNLDAITTCELCKEKLHLNIENFDINELHRTHEKSEYEFISCGLYLVVLLHLCEQRFSDVLGAANDAGFFNLARTLHEHMDNLESSYGESDEEVVDTRPSIDFCDLDEDLEEEYN